In Candidatus Hydrogenedentota bacterium, a genomic segment contains:
- a CDS encoding cytochrome c, with protein MWNQPRYTSLQKNDFFADGAADRLPVPNTIPYDAARRGWVSHEYETLTGQAQVPSLLEDVFWTGKLDDGTPRPDNYFSVDVALLKRGQERYTATCALCHGEAGYGNGMIVQRGFPAPPSLHIDRLREIEDGYFVDVINNGFGRMYSYRARVSAEDRWAIAAYIRALQYSQNVPKDALEEADRAELEKALNSAPEAAQQPVENNAH; from the coding sequence ATGTGGAACCAGCCCCGCTACACGTCGCTCCAGAAGAATGACTTCTTCGCAGACGGGGCCGCCGACAGGCTGCCGGTCCCCAACACCATCCCCTATGACGCCGCGCGGCGCGGCTGGGTGTCCCACGAGTATGAAACCCTCACGGGCCAGGCCCAGGTCCCCAGCCTCCTCGAGGATGTCTTCTGGACCGGCAAGCTGGACGACGGCACGCCCAGGCCCGACAACTACTTTTCCGTCGATGTGGCCCTGCTCAAGCGCGGCCAGGAGCGTTACACCGCGACCTGCGCGCTTTGCCATGGCGAGGCGGGCTACGGCAACGGCATGATCGTCCAGCGTGGCTTCCCCGCGCCGCCCTCCCTCCACATCGACCGGCTCCGGGAAATCGAAGACGGCTACTTCGTGGATGTAATCAACAATGGATTCGGCCGCATGTACAGCTACCGCGCGCGCGTGTCGGCGGAAGACCGCTGGGCCATCGCGGCCTATATCCGCGCCCTGCAATACAGCCAGAACGTCCCGAAGGACGCGCTGGAGGAAGCTGATCGGGCCGAACTGGAAAAGGCGCTGAACTCCGCGCCGGAAGCAGCACAACAGCCGGTGGAAAACAATGCTCACTGA
- a CDS encoding DUF3341 domain-containing protein, translating into MSAHGHEADTPQVYGLIAEFDDPDTLLRATTKAHEAGYRAMDAYSPFPIHGLAEAMGVRKTAVSFITLVGGLTGAITGFGMQWFASVHHYPFSIGGKPDLSWPAFMPITFEMTILFAAFAALGSMLLLNGLPRPHHPIFNAKRFERASSDGFFLCIERTDAQYDAEETRNFLQGLGPVEVSEVLD; encoded by the coding sequence ACGGACACGAAGCCGACACGCCGCAAGTCTACGGCCTGATCGCCGAGTTTGACGATCCGGACACGCTCCTGCGGGCCACCACCAAGGCCCACGAGGCGGGCTATCGCGCCATGGACGCCTACTCCCCGTTTCCGATCCACGGGCTCGCGGAAGCCATGGGCGTGCGTAAGACCGCCGTCTCCTTCATCACGCTCGTGGGCGGGCTGACCGGCGCGATCACCGGCTTCGGCATGCAGTGGTTCGCCTCCGTCCACCACTACCCGTTCAGCATCGGCGGCAAGCCGGACCTCAGCTGGCCCGCCTTCATGCCGATTACCTTCGAAATGACGATCCTCTTCGCCGCCTTCGCCGCCCTGGGCAGCATGCTGCTCCTCAACGGGCTGCCCCGGCCGCACCACCCGATTTTCAACGCGAAGCGATTCGAGCGCGCCTCCAGCGACGGTTTCTTCCTCTGCATCGAGCGGACGGACGCGCAGTACGACGCCGAAGAGACCCGGAACTTCCTGCAGGGGCTCGGCCCCGTGGAAGTCTCCGAGGTGCTCGACTAA
- the coxB gene encoding cytochrome c oxidase subunit II translates to MNFPLIPEQASTFAPNVDLLFYTLTIFVSLFTIGVTIVLIALGIKFKAEPGRKSQHVENMKLELLWSAIPAVIALIIFAWGAVLYYDYRNIPENTLDITVIGKQWMWKVQHPNGRREVNELHVPVNQPVKLTMTSQDVIHNFYIPAFRVKQDALPAAYTDMWFEATKVGKYPFFCAEYCGTEHSLMGGYVTVMEQDAYQEWLQGGPPVTPVQAGETLFQQMGCMTCHDAGAASRGPLLDNAFGNEVTLRGGEKVVRNEEYIRESIVNPSAKIVDGYAPLMPSFPNLTDDDILNLVAYIKSLSDAN, encoded by the coding sequence ATGAATTTTCCGCTGATACCCGAGCAAGCATCGACCTTTGCTCCCAATGTGGACCTTTTGTTCTACACGCTGACGATATTTGTCTCCCTGTTCACAATCGGGGTGACCATTGTGCTCATCGCGCTCGGCATCAAGTTTAAAGCCGAGCCCGGCCGCAAGTCGCAGCACGTCGAGAACATGAAGCTCGAATTGCTCTGGAGCGCCATCCCCGCGGTCATCGCCCTCATCATTTTCGCCTGGGGCGCCGTGCTCTACTACGACTACCGAAACATCCCCGAGAACACGTTGGACATCACCGTGATCGGCAAGCAGTGGATGTGGAAGGTCCAGCACCCGAACGGACGCCGCGAAGTGAACGAGCTGCACGTGCCCGTGAACCAGCCCGTCAAACTCACCATGACGTCCCAGGACGTAATCCACAATTTCTACATTCCAGCGTTTCGCGTGAAGCAGGACGCCCTGCCCGCGGCCTACACCGATATGTGGTTCGAGGCCACTAAGGTGGGCAAGTACCCCTTCTTCTGCGCCGAATACTGCGGCACGGAGCACTCCCTCATGGGCGGCTACGTTACGGTCATGGAGCAGGACGCGTACCAGGAGTGGCTGCAGGGCGGCCCCCCGGTCACGCCGGTCCAGGCCGGCGAAACGCTGTTCCAGCAAATGGGCTGCATGACCTGCCACGACGCCGGGGCCGCGAGCCGCGGGCCCCTGCTGGACAACGCCTTCGGCAATGAAGTCACCCTGCGCGGCGGCGAAAAAGTAGTCCGCAACGAGGAGTATATCCGGGAATCCATCGTGAACCCCTCGGCGAAAATCGTGGACGGCTACGCGCCGCTCATGCCGTCGTTCCCGAACCTGACCGACGATGACATCTTGAACCTCGTGGCGTACATCAAATCCTTGAGCGACGCAAACTAG
- a CDS encoding SCO family protein → MTPFKVYRRGRKRNALLRACAVALAAASVLSAPRAGAQAVPKDRVEEVGIDPISFRGPDPRERFKDIKIQQNLGVQVPLDLVFRNERDEEVRLGDLITDKPVVLSLVYYGCPMLCTLVLQGMVSGFDGQPADFQLGRDYTVISVSIDPAETGELASEKKANYLASANLPGAEEHWSFLTGDEESIEALAETVGFRYYYDETAGQYAHDSGVMILTPKGKVSSYYLGIEYIPRNLRTALQAAGANSIGDYLQQPTLLCFMYDPTSGTYGLVIMSVLRLGGILTVLLIAAFWLVNYLRGRRAVDTADYTSSTRPPSPAGLSGSV, encoded by the coding sequence ATGACTCCGTTTAAGGTATATCGCCGGGGGCGCAAGCGCAATGCGCTGCTTCGGGCTTGCGCCGTCGCCCTCGCCGCGGCTTCGGTGCTCTCCGCACCGCGCGCGGGCGCGCAGGCGGTCCCCAAAGATCGGGTCGAGGAAGTGGGGATCGATCCCATCAGTTTTCGTGGGCCGGATCCGCGCGAACGCTTCAAGGATATCAAAATCCAGCAGAACCTCGGCGTGCAGGTCCCGCTTGACCTGGTGTTTCGCAACGAGCGCGATGAGGAAGTGCGCCTGGGCGACCTGATCACCGACAAGCCCGTGGTCCTCTCCCTGGTCTACTACGGCTGCCCCATGCTGTGCACCCTCGTGCTCCAGGGCATGGTTTCGGGCTTCGACGGCCAGCCGGCGGATTTCCAGCTGGGCCGCGACTACACCGTTATCAGCGTGAGCATCGACCCCGCGGAAACCGGCGAACTCGCCTCCGAGAAAAAGGCCAATTACCTCGCCTCGGCCAATCTCCCGGGCGCCGAAGAGCATTGGAGCTTCCTCACGGGGGACGAGGAGTCCATCGAGGCGCTCGCCGAAACCGTGGGTTTCCGGTACTACTACGACGAGACCGCCGGCCAGTATGCCCACGACAGCGGCGTCATGATCCTGACGCCGAAGGGCAAGGTTTCGAGCTACTATCTCGGCATCGAATACATTCCCAGGAACCTCCGCACCGCGCTCCAGGCAGCCGGCGCGAACTCAATCGGCGACTATCTCCAGCAGCCGACGCTTCTGTGCTTCATGTACGACCCGACCAGCGGCACGTATGGCCTGGTAATCATGAGCGTGCTGCGGCTCGGCGGCATATTGACCGTGTTGCTCATTGCCGCCTTCTGGCTGGTGAACTACCTGCGCGGGCGCCGCGCGGTGGATACGGCTGACTATACATCAAGCACTCGCCCGCCCAGCCCGGCAGGCCTCTCTGGAAGCGTGTAA